The candidate division WOR-3 bacterium DNA segment ATTTTTATAAAAGAAAGTTATTCTCCCTTTAGGAAGATATATAGTATATGGTTATAGGGATATCCCTATCTACATTTAAGTCTTTGATTTTTAAGGGTTTATACATATATACCCCCTCTCCCTATCGTTAGTTTATCTCCTTGATTTTTATTTTTAATATTATATAATTAAGAATATGAAAAATCATAAATGGAGGTTATTATGAAAAAATATTTATTAATCTCTTTTTTATTTTTATCATTAATTTTTGCAAGCGAAAGAGAACTTTCTTATCTTGAAAATTTTGCAATCCCTTGTCCTATCCCCAAACCAGAAATTGTTCCTTTGCCACCTGCTAGTCAAGACAGTCCTGATTATGATACTTTAATTTATGATGAGAATATTCGGGCAAACGCTTGGGCTTGGAATACACGTGGTAATGGTTGGGGAATGAAGTTTATATCTCCGGCTCCTAATATTCGTTTGTATGGTGCTTTAGTAATGCTTTGGGATACTACTTGGCCTGTTCCCGGTGGTAGAAGGTTTTTGGTTAGGGTTTTAAAAGATGATGGTCCAAATGGTGCACCAGGAACACTTATTTATGAATCGGATACTATTTTGGGAACACGCGGTGCCTGGAATTTTGTTTTAATTGATACACCAATCGTAAATAGTAATTTCTATATCTTTTATATTCAACCAGATTCTTATCCACTTTGTCCAGGTTTATGTATTGATGGCAACAGTAATGCGCCCGATAATGTCTTATGGCAATATTTAGCAGGAAGTTATTCCATTGACAAAAGAAGAGGAGAATGGATGATAAGGGCAATAATTGACTGGACGCCACAAAATAATAACTTAATGACAACAGTTTTTGGTAATATGCCCTTTGATACTGTTCCAAGAATTAATTTTACTTTAAGAGCAACAGTAAGAAATATTGGAACCCAAACAATTCCGAGTGGTGTGCCGGTGAAATTGAGGATTGTTGGTCCCCAAGGTTATGTTTACGAAGATATTGATCAGGCAACAACAACTAATTTAGCAAGAAGGCAATCTCAGACAATTACTTTCACTCCTGCTTGGCGGATTCCTGATACCAGTGGAACTTATCAAATAATTGTTTGGCACGAATTTGGCGATGATGAATGGCGTTTTAATGATACAATCAAAAGAAGTTTAGGTGTTGCCTCTTGGATTACTTATGCCAATTGGAATAATCCTTCTTATCTCACTTGGGCAGGTCCCCAAAGGGCAACAAGATTTAATCCAGCAGATTTTCGATTAACTTACCCATTTGAGATTACTCGAATAAAACATCAATTCTATTGGCATCAACAATATCCTTGGCCGGATAGCATTTTCCAATTCAGAATTTATGCTGACGATGGTCAAACTCTCTTATATGAATCTGATACTATTCGTGCTGTCTCTTATCCATTATCTATTGAACATGCTGTGGAACCACCGGTTCAGATAAATTCGGGAACATTCTATGTAGCAGTTATGCCGAGAAGTTATTCCGGTCATCCTTCAACATTAGCAGATAACCAACCTTTAGGAAAATCCTTTTACGGTAGTCCGGGTAGTTGGGTATCTTGGACATATGGTGAATTTTTTACCGCAGTTTCAGTAAGACAACTTGCTATGGTGGAAGAAGTGGATAACTCTTCTGTAGAATTTGATATAACAGAAATTACCAATCCAAAGAAAGAAATAAGAATTAAATGGCAGGTTCCAAAAGGTATGTGGGTGAGAATTAGTCTAAATGATGTGACGGGCAGAGTGGTAAAATATTTCTATAAGAATGCGGAAAACACTTCCCAAAAAGGCATTATAACTTTGGATAATAAGACTCTATCAAAAGGTGTCTATCTTCTCCATTTTGAAACTCCTGCCTACAAGAAGACAAAGAAAGTAGTTCTTTTTTAATTAGAAAGAAATAAATCTCAAAAGGATAGGGGAGGTAGGAAATACCTCCCCTTATTTATTTTCAAAATCCCCGATATAAGCCAATTTTTTTAGCATAATTTATAACTTCTTCATACTCTTCTTTTTTTATTCTTCTATTTAATTCTAAGTAGCGATTTGCTAAATAACAAGGTCGATATTGAAGCATTATATTTACATAAGAATCTTTAGAAATCTCTCTGGCAATAAAATCTAAAATTTCAAAAGAACCGGCAATTCTATTGGGTAAAACCAAATGTCTTATTAATAAACCGGAATAGGCAATGCCATTAACAACTTTTAAATCACCAACTTGACGATACATTTCCTTTACCGCTCTTTTATTAATTTCTGAATAATTTTTAACTTTAGAATATTTTAAAGCATAATCGCTATTATCATATTTCATATCCGGCATATATATATCAATCACACCTTCTAAAATTTTTAGAACTTCTACCTTGTCATAACCACCAGAATTATATACAATCGGCAATTTAAGTCCCTTCTCTTTGGCAATTATTAGGGCTTCTAAAATCTGAAAGATTACATGGGTTGGGCTTACTAAATTAATATTATGACAACCCATTCTTTGTAATCTCAACATCATTTCCGCCAGTTCTTCAGGTTTTACTTCTTTTCCTTCAACATATTGACTAATTTCATAATTTTGACAATAAACACAATGGAGATTGCAGCCGGAAAAAAAGATTGTTCCCGAACCGTTTTCTCCTACCAATTCTTCTTCCTCACCAAAATGGGGTCCAAAACTACTAACTATTGCGTAGCGGCCAATTTGGCAATCTCCTTTTTCGTTATTTAATCTTAAAGCATTACATTCTTTCGGACAAATTTTACAGGGAGAAAAAAATTTTTCTAATTCCTTTAATTTTTCTTCTAAATTAACTTTCAGAAATTTTGGTTGGTACATTTTTTTAAAAAATTGATAAGAACATTTATGTTATCAGTAATTTTCACGGTTTTTGGTAATGAGTTGAGAAAATATTTGCCATAAGATTTTTCGATTATTCTTTTATCTAAAATAACAATAACACCGCGATCTTCCTTACTTCTAATTAGTCTTCCAAATCCTTGACGAAATTTTAAAACGGCATTAGGTAATTGATAATGCCAGAAGGGATCTAAGTTGTTTTTTATTAATCTTTCTTTAATTCCTTCAATTCTCGGATCATCAGGGACATCAAAAGGTAGACGGGTAATTATTAAACAGGAAAGAGATTCGCCAGGAACATCGATTCCTTGCCAAAAGGAACCGGTGGCAAAAAGTGAAACGTTGATATTTTTTTGGAATTCGGATAAAAGAGAAGTAGTTGAAGAGTCTTCATCTTGGGCTAAAATAGGATATTTTGTTGTATCACATAGTTCATAAACTTTTTTTAATGCTTTAAAACTTGTAAATAAAACCAAAGTTCTGCCTTTGGCATGATGAATTATATCGTTAATTATTTTTGCTGATTTTTCGTAAAAAGCGTTTTCTTCTGTTGGTAGGGGTATGTTTTTTTCAATATATACTAAAGTCTGTTGAGAGTAATCAAAGGGAGAAGGAAAATAATTTTTTTCATATCTTTCGATTCCTAATCGGGAAGCAAAAAAAGAAAAATCTTCTTTTACTCTTAAGGTAGCAGAAGTAAAAATTATTGGTATATTTTTATAAAAAAGATTTTCTTTCATTATCTCTTGAATTTCTATCAAAGCAGCATTTAAAGATAAAGAATTTTCCTCTTCAGCAATCCAAAAAACAAAATTATCCTTTCCTTGATAAAAATCATTGATATTTTTTTTCTTTTTCTCAACTTCTTTTATCCAACCAATAAATTCAATAATTATTTCTTTATCATTAATCTTTTGGCTCTCTTCGATTATTTTTTCTTTCAGATTTTCTAATTGGCTGAGAAAAGTGGGTAAGATAGTCAAATTTTCTTTTATTCTCTTTTTCTTTTCATTGCCAAGAAAAATTCTTATTTTTTGAAAATATTCATTTAAATTATTGAGAAGATTAAAGATTTCTTTTTGGTATTCCCTTAACTTTTTGGGACTTAATTTTAAAATTTTTAATAAACCAGTTTTTGTTTTGGGATTATATAATCGAAAAAGGAGATTTTTGAAGTTATTCTCACTAATAGAAAAGCCAAGACTATTAGCACAAATATCTTCTAAAGAATGGGCTTCATCAAAAATTATTGCCTGATATTCAGGCAAAATTGGATGTTCTAAATTTAAATTAGCAAAAAATAAGGCATGGTTAATAATCAGAATATCGCTCTTTTTCCATTCTAATTTGGCTTGTTGATAAAAGCATTCGTGATAGTAATTACATTCTTCTTGAAGACAACTTTCCCAAGCACAATTGATTTTTTCCTTTAAAGAAGAAGGCAAAGATTCAGAAAAATTTACTATTATATTATTATTGGTATTCAATTGTTGATAAATTTTGTTTAGTTTCTCTTCCTCGTCCGAAAATTCAAAAAGTCGATAATTTAAAGTCTGTTTTATTCTTCTTTTACATAAATAGTTTTCTTTTCCGTAAGCAACGGCATAGGAAAAATCAGAGTTTAATACTTCCTTAAATATCTCTTTAACTAATAAAATGTCGGATGTTAAAATTTGATTTTGTAAAACTTTTGTATAAGTAGAAATCAGTACTCTTTTATTATGTTTTTTTGAATAAAGGACAGCTGGTAAAAGATACCCCAAAGTTTTACCGACTCCGGTTTCGGCTTCAATAACTAATATTTCGTTTTTTTCTAAAGCATTATATATTGCCCAACTATAATCAATCTGTTCTTTTCTTTCTTCATAAGATTTATCTAAACGAGAAAAAACTTTCGGAATTTTTTCGAATATTTCACTTAATTTCATTTAAATTTTATTCTGTGCGGATATTCTTCTTGATTTCTTCTTTGGGAAAAAGTTGATATTTTTTTATAAACTCTTCTTCAAAATCAAAAAAATGAGCGAACTCTTCTTTTTTGTCATCCTCTCTTTTTGTTAAAATTTTAGCCTCACAAAGGTTAAAAACAATTTCTCCCACATCTTCGGTAGATTTTATTCCCCATTGTTCTAAGACAATCTTTGCCAAGATACCAAACTCCTTTTGCGCTAACTCCTTAAAACCTAAAAGTAATTCTTTAGCAGAAATATGGTCAGCCTTTTTTAATTTTCTTTTGGTATATTCTAAAGCATCCAGAACAAAAATATAGGCTTCTCTTTTATATTTAAAATTTCTTTTAACAATTTCATCAATTTTATCATTCATACTTTGGCTAAAGCCTGCTCCAAATCTTCAATGATATCTTCGGAATCTTCGATTCCTACCGACATTCGAACAAGCCCCTCACTGATACCAGATTTTTCTAAATCTTCTTTAGAATAAGTGAAATGAGTCATAGAAGCAGGATGTTCGATTAAAGTGGCAGTATCTCCTAAACTTACCGCGCAGACGCATAATTTGATATTATTCATTAGTTTTCTTCCTGCCTCTCGCCCGCCTTTCAATTCAAAGGCAATCATACTGGAAAAACCGCTCATTTGCTTTTTAGCAATCTCGTATTGAGGATGAGAAGGGAGTCCAGGATAAGAAACCCGTTTTATTTTTGGATGATTTTCTAAAAATTGAGCAACTTTTAATCCGTTTTCGTTATGTCTACTCATTCTTAATGCTAAAGTTTTTAATCCACGAAGTAATAACCAAGCGTTAAAAGGGCTTAAAACGCCACCAAAATTTCTAATTAAATTTTCCTTTAGATTTTCGATTATTTCTTTATTACTAATTACTACTCCCCCCAAGGTATCCCCATGACCAGAAATGTACTTCGTGGCTGAATGGAGAGAGATATCGGCATTTAATTTCAAAGGTTTTTGATTAAAGGTGGTTGCAAAGGTATTATCCACAATAACTTTAGCATCATATCGATGGGCAATTTCAGCAACTTCTTTGATATCAATAATTTCAATCGTGGGATTAGTAGGGGTTTCAATAAATACGATTTTAGTGTTTTTATTTATTTCTTTCTTTAATTCTTCAATAAAATTTTTAGCCAAAAGCCATTTCACTTTAATTCCTAAATTAGGAAGAATAGTTGTGAAAAGAGAGTAAGTACAACCATAAATTGGATAAGAAGCTAAAATTTCATCTCCGGCTTTAGCTAAAGCAAAAATCACTGCCGTAATTGCCGCCATTCCTGAAGCAAAAGCACAAGCATCTTCGCCTTCTTCTAAAAATGCCATTTTCTCTTCAAAAGCACGAACGGTAGGATTTCCTAAGCGAGTATAAAAATAGCCGTCTTTTTCTTTAGCAATAATACTGGCTCCTTCTTCTGCCGAAGAGAAGGTAAAAATTGCTGTTTGATAAATTGGTACCGATAGAGAACGAGTAAATTTTTCACCTAAGATTTCTTTTCCGTGAACATATTTCGTGAATTCCCGCATAAACTCTCCTTTTTTTAAATATTAATAAATTCCTTTTAAAAAATCAATAAATTTTGTATAATATAATTATGAAAAATAAAGAAGAAATAAGAAGAGAAATTTGGGAGTATATGGAAAAAAACAATTTAGTTACTTTTCCACGACCTTGTTACGGAAGAATTCCTAATTTCGTGGGCTCTGAGCAGGCGGCTAGAAAATTATACCAGATTGAAGAGTTTTTAAGAGCAAAAGGGGTATTTTCTGCGCCTGATAATGTTTTAAAAGAAGCACGAAGAATAACATTAAAAGAAGGTAAAAGTTTAATCGTTGCTTTACCTCATATCAAGGG contains these protein-coding regions:
- a CDS encoding T9SS type A sorting domain-containing protein, coding for MKKYLLISFLFLSLIFASERELSYLENFAIPCPIPKPEIVPLPPASQDSPDYDTLIYDENIRANAWAWNTRGNGWGMKFISPAPNIRLYGALVMLWDTTWPVPGGRRFLVRVLKDDGPNGAPGTLIYESDTILGTRGAWNFVLIDTPIVNSNFYIFYIQPDSYPLCPGLCIDGNSNAPDNVLWQYLAGSYSIDKRRGEWMIRAIIDWTPQNNNLMTTVFGNMPFDTVPRINFTLRATVRNIGTQTIPSGVPVKLRIVGPQGYVYEDIDQATTTNLARRQSQTITFTPAWRIPDTSGTYQIIVWHEFGDDEWRFNDTIKRSLGVASWITYANWNNPSYLTWAGPQRATRFNPADFRLTYPFEITRIKHQFYWHQQYPWPDSIFQFRIYADDGQTLLYESDTIRAVSYPLSIEHAVEPPVQINSGTFYVAVMPRSYSGHPSTLADNQPLGKSFYGSPGSWVSWTYGEFFTAVSVRQLAMVEEVDNSSVEFDITEITNPKKEIRIKWQVPKGMWVRISLNDVTGRVVKYFYKNAENTSQKGIITLDNKTLSKGVYLLHFETPAYKKTKKVVLF
- a CDS encoding radical SAM protein, with the protein product MYQPKFLKVNLEEKLKELEKFFSPCKICPKECNALRLNNEKGDCQIGRYAIVSSFGPHFGEEEELVGENGSGTIFFSGCNLHCVYCQNYEISQYVEGKEVKPEELAEMMLRLQRMGCHNINLVSPTHVIFQILEALIIAKEKGLKLPIVYNSGGYDKVEVLKILEGVIDIYMPDMKYDNSDYALKYSKVKNYSEINKRAVKEMYRQVGDLKVVNGIAYSGLLIRHLVLPNRIAGSFEILDFIAREISKDSYVNIMLQYRPCYLANRYLELNRRIKKEEYEEVINYAKKIGLYRGF
- a CDS encoding ATP-dependent DNA helicase; translation: MKLSEIFEKIPKVFSRLDKSYEERKEQIDYSWAIYNALEKNEILVIEAETGVGKTLGYLLPAVLYSKKHNKRVLISTYTKVLQNQILTSDILLVKEIFKEVLNSDFSYAVAYGKENYLCKRRIKQTLNYRLFEFSDEEEKLNKIYQQLNTNNNIIVNFSESLPSSLKEKINCAWESCLQEECNYYHECFYQQAKLEWKKSDILIINHALFFANLNLEHPILPEYQAIIFDEAHSLEDICANSLGFSISENNFKNLLFRLYNPKTKTGLLKILKLSPKKLREYQKEIFNLLNNLNEYFQKIRIFLGNEKKKRIKENLTILPTFLSQLENLKEKIIEESQKINDKEIIIEFIGWIKEVEKKKKNINDFYQGKDNFVFWIAEEENSLSLNAALIEIQEIMKENLFYKNIPIIFTSATLRVKEDFSFFASRLGIERYEKNYFPSPFDYSQQTLVYIEKNIPLPTEENAFYEKSAKIINDIIHHAKGRTLVLFTSFKALKKVYELCDTTKYPILAQDEDSSTTSLLSEFQKNINVSLFATGSFWQGIDVPGESLSCLIITRLPFDVPDDPRIEGIKERLIKNNLDPFWHYQLPNAVLKFRQGFGRLIRSKEDRGVIVILDKRIIEKSYGKYFLNSLPKTVKITDNINVLINFLKKCTNQNF
- a CDS encoding Minf_1886 family protein; translation: MNDKIDEIVKRNFKYKREAYIFVLDALEYTKRKLKKADHISAKELLLGFKELAQKEFGILAKIVLEQWGIKSTEDVGEIVFNLCEAKILTKREDDKKEEFAHFFDFEEEFIKKYQLFPKEEIKKNIRTE
- a CDS encoding aminotransferase class I/II-fold pyridoxal phosphate-dependent enzyme — protein: MREFTKYVHGKEILGEKFTRSLSVPIYQTAIFTFSSAEEGASIIAKEKDGYFYTRLGNPTVRAFEEKMAFLEEGEDACAFASGMAAITAVIFALAKAGDEILASYPIYGCTYSLFTTILPNLGIKVKWLLAKNFIEELKKEINKNTKIVFIETPTNPTIEIIDIKEVAEIAHRYDAKVIVDNTFATTFNQKPLKLNADISLHSATKYISGHGDTLGGVVISNKEIIENLKENLIRNFGGVLSPFNAWLLLRGLKTLALRMSRHNENGLKVAQFLENHPKIKRVSYPGLPSHPQYEIAKKQMSGFSSMIAFELKGGREAGRKLMNNIKLCVCAVSLGDTATLIEHPASMTHFTYSKEDLEKSGISEGLVRMSVGIEDSEDIIEDLEQALAKV